In Prunus dulcis chromosome 1, ALMONDv2, whole genome shotgun sequence, the following are encoded in one genomic region:
- the LOC117614406 gene encoding cation/H(+) antiporter 19 produces MAPPASPVVPMKATSNGSFQGENPLDFALPLLILQICLVVVFTRTLAFLLKPLRQPRVIAEVIGGILLGPSALGRSEKFLHTVFPAKSMTVLDTVANIGLLFFLFLIGLELDIRAIRRTGKKSLGIAVAGITLPFVLGVFTSFVLRSTVSKGVSQGPFLVFIGVALSITAFPVLARILAELKLLTTDVGRIAMSAAAINDVAAWILLALAIALTGTNTSPLVSVWVLLCGAGFVGFCIFALRPLLAIMARRSPDGEPVKELYICITLSLVLAASFVTDTIGIHALFGAFVVGIVVPKDGPFAGVLIEKIEDLVSGLFLPLYFVSSGLKTNVATISGGLSWGLLVLVIFTASFGKIVGTVALSMMCKVHFREALALGFLMNTKGLVELIVLNIGKDRKVLNDQTFAIFVLMALFTTFITTPLVMAIYKPARRGAPYKNRSFFRKNPDTELRMLACFHSTRNIPTMINLIESSRGTRKRGRLTVYAMHLMELSERSSAISMVHKARYNGLPFWNKKTDDTNSNKDHMVIAFEAYEQLSTVKVRPMTAISSLNDIHEDICASAHHKSVAMILLPFHKHQRLDGTMESLGNSFRSVNERVLRHAPCSVGILVDRGLGGTAQVSASDVSYNVVVAFFGGRDDREALAYGMRLAEHPGIVMTLVKFVAPPGKTLIFGAKLVGITSDKNKKILKEEDCGDEKEDDESFLAEYMSVRNSKNKEGGEPSMLYEEKVVESKAEICVVLKSMGRNVNLFVVGRMPPTAPLVDSTSDCAELGPVGSFLASSEFSSTASVVVLQQYNPTASQPLVVEEADYELPETSMA; encoded by the exons ATGGCACCGCCGGCTAGTCCTGTTGTCCCCATGAAGGCAACATCCAATGGATCGTTTCAAGGTGAAAATCCTCTGGATTTTGCTCTTCCCTTACTCATCCTCCAGATCTGCTTGGTCGTAGTTTTCACCAGAACACTCGCATTCCTTCTTAAACCTCTCCGGCAACCTCGAGTTATAGCCGAAGTCATT GGAGGGATATTACTTGGACCCTCGGCATTGGGGAGAAGCGAGAAGTTTCTCCACACCGTTTTCCCGGCAAAATCAATGACCGTACTGGACACCGTGGCCAACATCGGACTCCTCTTCTTCCTGTTCCTCATCGGCCTTGAACTCGACATCCGCGCCATTCGCCGCACGGGCAAGAAATCCTTAGGCATAGCCGTCGCCGGCATCACCCTCCCCTTCGTCCTCGGTGTCTTCACCTCCTTCGTTCTCCGCTCCACCGTCTCCAAAGGAGTCAGCCAGGGCCCCTTCCTCGTCTTCATCGGCGTCGCCCTCTCCATCACCGCCTTCCCCGTCCTCGCCCGCATCCTCGCCGAGCTCAAGCTCCTCACCACCGACGTCGGCCGCATCGCCATGTCAGCCGCCGCCATAAACGACGTCGCCGCCTGGATCCTCCTAGCCCTCGCCATCGCCCTCACCGGCACCAACACGTCCCCTCTCGTGTCCGTGTGGGTCCTACTTTGCGGGGCCGGGTTCGTCGGGTTCTGCATATTTGCTCTTAGGCCGCTCCTCGCCATAATGGCACGGCGGTCCCCCGACGGTGAGCCGGTGAAGGAGCTGTACATATGCATCACGCTGTCGCTGGTGCTGGCGGCGAGTTTCGTGACCGACACGATTGGAATACACGCGCTGTTTGGCGCGTTTGTGGTGGGGATTGTTGTGCCGAAGGACGGGCCGTTCGCTGGGGTGCTGATAGAGAAGATAGAGGATCTGGTGTCGGGGCTGTTCTTGCCGCTCTACTTTGTTTCGAGCGGGTTGAAGACGAACGTGGCGACCATCAGCGGCGGGCTGTCGTGGGGGCTGCTGGTGCTGGTTATATTCACGGCTTCTTTCGGGAAGATTGTGGGGACGGTGGCTTTGTCGATGATGTGTAAGGTGCACTTCAGGGAAGCTTTGGCACTTGGGTTCCTTATGAACACCAAGGGACTGGTGGAGCTCATCGTCCTCAATATTGGCAAGGATAGAAag GTACTGAACGACCAAACATTCGCCATATTCGTTCTAATGGCGCTCTTCAccaccttcatcaccaccCCACTGGTGATGGCCATCTACAAGCCCGCCCGCAGAGGAGCCCCCTACAAGAACCGCAGCTTTTTCCGCAAAAATCCTGACACAGAGCTCCGAATGCTGGCCTGCTTCCACAGCACTCGCAACATCCCCACTATGATCAACCTCATCGAGTCCTCCCGCGGCACCCGCAAACGCGGCCGCCTCACCGTCTACGCCATGCACCTCATGGAGCTCTCCGAGCGCTCCTCCGCCATCTCCATGGTCCACAAGGCCCGCTACAACGGCCTCCCCTTCTGGAACAAGAAAACTGACGACACCAACTCCAACAAGGACCATATGGTCATTGCTTTCGAGGCCTACGAGCAGCTCAGCACGGTCAAGGTCCGCCCCATGACAGCCATCTCCTCCCTCAACGACATCCACGAAGACATCTGCGCCAGCGCCCACCACAAGAGCGTCGCCATGATCCTGCTCCCTTTCCACAAGCACCAGCGGCTTGACGGCACCATGGAGTCTCTGGGGAACTCGTTTAGGTCCGTCAACGAGCGCGTGTTGAGGCACGCGCCGTGCTCGGTTGGGATTTTGGTGGACAGGGGTCTGGGCGGCACTGCGCAGGTCTCGGCCAGCGACGTGTCGTATAATGTGGTTGTGGCGTTTTTCGGAGGGCGGGACGACAGGGAGGCGCTGGCGTACGGCATGAGACTGGCGGAGCATCCCGGGATTGTGATGACTTTAGTGAAGTTTGTGGCCCCACCGGGGAAGACGTTGATATTTGGCGCGAAGTTGGTCGGTATCACTTCGGATAAGAACAAGAAGATTTTGAAGGAGGAAGATTGCGGCGACGAGAAGGAGGACGACGAGTCGTTTTTGGCTGAGTACATGAGTGTAAGGAACAGTAAGAACAAGGAGGGCGGGGAGCCTTCGATGCTGTACGAGGAGAAGGTGGTGGAGAGCAAGGCGGAGATTTGTGTCGTGTTGAAATCGATGGGCAGAAATGTCAATTTGTTTGTGGTGGGACGAATGCCTCCAACGGCGCCGCTGGTGGACAGCACGAGTGACTGCGCGGAGTTGGGCCCCGTGGGGAGCTTCTTGGCGTCATCGGAGTTTTCGTCCACGGCGTCGGTTGTGGTGCTTCAACAGTATAATCCCACGGCGTCGCAGCCGCTTGTGGTGGAGGAGGCTGACTATGAATTACCGGAAACGTCAATGGCTTAA
- the LOC117614647 gene encoding (R)-mandelonitrile lyase 2-like: MEKSRIGVVLFLLYLSVFYPQSKVQSFATPSDHDLSYMKFVYNSTDLPLEEVYDYIVVGGGTAGCPLAATLSAKYSVLLLEKGSVPSAYPSVLHQDEILTTLMLEDDGKTPAERFTSEDGVANVRGRVLGGSSMLNFGFYTRADKDFYGNSGIEWDMDLVRKAYQWVENTIITPPNVSRWQSVVKEGLLEAGVRPDNGYNLNHIPGTKVSGTLFDNQGWRHGAVELLNLGNPKNLRVAVHATVERIMFSSNAPSLSARGIVYSDSKGRSHKAFIRGKGEVILSAGAIGSTQLLLLSGVGPESYLSSIKIPVVHPEPYVGQFMSDNPRNYITILPPFQLESSSVQIVGITSDYFIETFSGLPFSTPPFSIFPDPSFSAKINSTYGQIFYKDPGPLSYGSLRLQSSYDVKVGPNVRFNYFSNPLDLARCVSSTRKIGDLLSTNSLKPFKVQDLPGTDGFNFFGPPLPKNLTDTASVETFCRETVATFWHYHGGCLVGKVVDGDLRVKGINALRVVDGSTFKFSPGTNPQATVMMLGRYIGVKMLKER, encoded by the exons ATGGAGAAGTCAAGAATTGGTGTTGTACTATTTCTTTTGTACCTGTCTGTCTTCTATCCTCAATCTAAGGTTCAATCATTCGCCACTCCATCTGATCATG ATTTAAGCTACATGAAATTTGTCTATAATTCCACTGATCTGCCATTAGAAGAAGTGTACGACTACATTGTAGTTGGAGGGGGTACAGCAGGCTGCCCATTAGCAGCAACTTTATCAGCGAAGTACTCGGTGCTCCTGCTAGAAAAGGGCAGTGTTCCAAGTGCATATCCAAGTGTTTTGCATCAAGATGAGATTCTTACAACTCTCATGCTAGAAGACGATGGAAAGACGCCAGCTGAAAGGTTCACATCCGAAGATGGTGTGGCCAATGTAAGAGGCAGGGTTCTTGGTGGGTCAAGCATGCTCAACTTTGGTTTCTACACTAGAGCCGATAAAGATTTTTATGGAAACTCAGGAATTGAATGGGACATGGATTTGGTTAGAAAGGCCTATCAATGGGTTGAAAATACTATCATAACCCCCCCGAATGTATCACGTTGGCAATCTGTTGTGAAGGAAGGTTTGTTAGAGGCTGGTGTTCGTCCAGACAACGGATATAATTTAAATCACATTCCAGGAACTAAGGTCTCGGGTACTCTTTTCGACAATCAGGGATGGAGACATGGAGCTGTGGAATTGCTTAATCTAGGAAACCCAAAGAACTTGCGAGTTGCAGTTCATGCCACAGTAGAGAGAATCATGTTCTCTTCCAACGCACCAA GTTTGTCTGCTAGAGGAATCGTGTATAGTGATTCTAAAGGGAGGTCACATAAGGCCTTCATACGTGGTAAGGGAGAGGTTATATTGAGTGCCGGGGCAATTGGAAGCACTCAACTCCTGCTACTTAGTGGTGTTGGCCCAGAGTCCTACCTTTCATCGATCAAAATCCCAGTTGTTCACCCCGAGCCTTACGTTGGACAGTTTATGAGTGATAATCCTCGTAATTACATCACAATATTGCCTCCATTTCAACTGGAATCCTCTAGTGTACAGATCGTTGGCATCACAAGCGATTACTTCATAGAGACTTTCTCGGGGTTGCCATTTTCTACTCCACCCTTTAGTATTTTTCCTGATCCTTCTTTCTCCGCAAAGATAAATTCAACTTACGGACAAATTTTCTACAAAGATCCAGGACCCTTGTCCTATGGTTCGCTTAGGCTGCAGTCGTCCTATGATGTCAAAGTTGGTCCAAATGTCCGTTTCAACTACTTTTCAAATCCGCTGGATCTTGCTCGTTGTGTTAGTTCCACAAGGAAGATTGGTGATTTATTAAGCACAAATTCGTTGAAGCCATTTAAGGTTCAAGATTTGCCTGGTACAGATGGTTTCAACTTTTTCGGACCACCATTACCAAAGAACCTTACAGATACCGCATCCGTGGAAACATTTTGTCGAGAGACAGTAGCCACATTTTGGCACTACCATGGGGGATGCCTTGTGGGAAAGGTGGTTGATGGGGATTTACGAGTCAAGGGGATCAATGCCTTACGTGTTGTTGATGGATCCACATTCAAGTTCTCACCAGGGACCAATCCTCAGGCCACCGTTATGATGTTAGGAAG GTATATTGGCGTTAAGATGCTGAAAGAAAGATAA